The following are from one region of the Rhodopirellula bahusiensis genome:
- a CDS encoding sugar phosphate isomerase/epimerase family protein, with protein sequence MSSWPIGVFASIDAGLGVAWPVIRELGLPTIQLHAPHANNRTPEAAQKFKSQLDEYGIQCTAVFGGFDGESYADIPTVVETVGLVPPATRQARLKEMMEISDFARLLGVDCVALHIGFVPHDSADADYESIVEVTQQLCDHCRVNEQFLHLETGQETAEGLLTFIDSVQRDNLKINFDPANMILYGSGDPIEALRKVGSHVRSVHCKDGTWSDQPGVTFGREVPLGQGDVGMETYLKTLREIGYAGALTIEREIPEDPARQKAEIGEAIELLTKIRSSVLA encoded by the coding sequence ATGTCGTCTTGGCCCATTGGTGTATTCGCTTCCATCGACGCGGGCCTGGGAGTTGCTTGGCCGGTCATTCGCGAACTCGGATTGCCCACGATTCAGTTACACGCACCGCATGCTAACAATCGCACTCCGGAAGCCGCTCAGAAGTTCAAGTCGCAACTTGATGAATACGGCATCCAGTGCACCGCCGTCTTTGGTGGCTTCGATGGCGAAAGCTATGCGGACATTCCAACCGTCGTCGAAACCGTGGGGCTGGTACCGCCAGCAACCCGGCAGGCTCGGCTGAAAGAGATGATGGAGATCAGCGACTTCGCACGCCTGTTAGGTGTTGACTGCGTGGCGCTGCACATCGGCTTTGTTCCGCACGATTCGGCGGACGCGGACTACGAGAGCATCGTGGAAGTCACCCAGCAATTGTGCGACCACTGCCGAGTCAACGAACAATTCCTGCATCTCGAAACCGGACAAGAAACCGCCGAAGGATTGCTGACGTTCATCGACTCGGTGCAACGAGACAATCTGAAGATCAACTTCGATCCCGCCAACATGATCCTGTACGGTTCAGGTGACCCGATCGAGGCGCTTCGCAAAGTAGGATCGCACGTTCGCAGCGTTCACTGCAAAGACGGCACCTGGAGCGATCAACCGGGCGTCACCTTCGGACGCGAAGTCCCACTCGGACAAGGCGACGTCGGCATGGAGACGTATCTGAAGACGCTACGTGAGATCGGCTACGCGGGAGCGCTGACCATCGAACGAGAAATCCCCGAAGACCCGGCACGTCAGAAAGCCGAGATCGGCGAAGCAATCGAACTGCTCACCAAGATACGGAGCAGTGTCCTCGCTTGA